One region of Microscilla marina ATCC 23134 genomic DNA includes:
- a CDS encoding WD40 repeat domain-containing protein, whose translation MFFIQVCTTQSSQAPSKATFKSFDVSYASAGVDVSKEENVSFKNGTNIKVPVNAFVDASGATVKGKVNIEYRELKNASEIVASGIPTNYANDKKQQFETEGVIEVRAKSNGKQVYLAKNKTIEVKLPKEVAAGQNLYYLEEGGGKSSSLLHNPFISQAYAQSENDKRRWVLVHQGVASPGGTPPANRTDTTPTTNIRKKESFKLKLNLSASPELAKYRNTRWAFAGKNEAQNPTTEANQWVLNETWDRMELVQALFAPNVVLKGHQKAVATAVFSPNGSYLVTASSDKTAKVWSVTGRLIATLRGHKDFIRTAVFSKNNQYIVTASGDNTAKIWSTRGQLLHTLSGHTNSVYSASFSPDGKKVITGSEDGTAKIWSFDGKLLKTLTGHRKAVYSTEFSPNGKYVLTASADKTAKVWSLDGKIIRDLKRHRRAIFSARFSPNGSKIVTASADRTARIWSFTGRQLHRLKGHRKAVYAATFSPNGQYILTASEDNTAKLWDVQGTKVSTLKSENSPFSYAVFSPNGRYILTASKDNTAKLWTKPDLAANTPYQLELSNNQKVFQTTIKILPATTQETASVERGDTSNTDVVTTPIQKSTEEVVVTGKTIKVNRCGYYSFARPIRDKNTITMRAQFKVDGKKLNNATIYLISGKNDKVVTKFGKYEWRNFRFNPGERNQILAILPDDRVATLGRKDFSKIPVQQIIKNKKYVFDLSKKSKVKSLKVLKQLLQ comes from the coding sequence GTGTTTTTTATACAAGTATGTACCACCCAAAGCAGTCAGGCACCCAGCAAAGCAACTTTTAAAAGCTTTGATGTAAGCTATGCTTCCGCTGGAGTAGATGTTTCGAAAGAAGAAAACGTATCGTTTAAAAACGGCACTAATATCAAAGTACCAGTCAATGCTTTTGTAGACGCCAGTGGTGCTACTGTAAAAGGAAAGGTAAATATCGAGTACCGTGAATTAAAAAATGCCTCTGAGATTGTTGCAAGTGGTATTCCTACCAACTATGCCAATGATAAAAAACAACAGTTTGAAACTGAAGGAGTGATAGAAGTACGAGCCAAAAGTAATGGTAAACAAGTATATTTGGCAAAAAATAAAACCATAGAAGTAAAGCTACCCAAAGAAGTAGCTGCTGGGCAAAACCTGTATTATTTGGAAGAAGGCGGTGGCAAAAGTAGTTCGCTGTTGCATAACCCTTTTATATCGCAGGCATACGCCCAATCAGAAAATGACAAACGCCGTTGGGTGTTGGTACATCAAGGCGTTGCCAGCCCTGGAGGAACCCCCCCGGCTAATCGTACCGATACTACCCCTACAACAAATATCCGCAAAAAAGAAAGTTTTAAGTTAAAGCTTAACCTGTCAGCTTCGCCCGAATTGGCAAAGTATAGAAACACCCGCTGGGCATTTGCCGGAAAAAACGAGGCACAAAACCCTACTACTGAGGCTAATCAATGGGTATTGAATGAAACCTGGGACAGAATGGAGTTGGTACAAGCCTTATTTGCTCCCAATGTAGTGCTCAAAGGTCACCAAAAGGCAGTAGCTACGGCAGTTTTTTCGCCCAATGGCAGTTATCTGGTAACAGCATCAAGCGATAAAACAGCGAAGGTTTGGTCGGTTACTGGTCGTTTGATTGCCACATTACGTGGACACAAAGATTTTATCAGAACTGCAGTTTTTTCTAAGAACAACCAATACATTGTGACGGCTTCGGGCGACAATACAGCCAAAATATGGTCTACCCGTGGACAGTTACTACATACCCTGAGTGGACACACAAACAGTGTTTATTCAGCAAGCTTTTCGCCCGATGGGAAAAAAGTCATTACGGGGTCGGAAGATGGTACCGCGAAAATATGGTCATTTGATGGAAAGTTGCTCAAAACCCTGACAGGACACCGCAAAGCAGTATATTCTACTGAGTTTTCGCCCAATGGCAAGTATGTATTGACTGCCTCAGCAGATAAAACAGCCAAGGTGTGGTCCTTGGATGGTAAGATCATTCGTGACCTCAAACGTCATCGCCGGGCTATTTTTTCAGCAAGGTTTTCACCCAATGGCTCTAAAATAGTAACAGCGTCAGCAGATCGTACAGCACGTATTTGGTCATTTACAGGCAGGCAATTACACCGCCTGAAAGGACATCGCAAGGCGGTATATGCGGCTACATTTTCGCCTAATGGACAATATATTCTGACAGCGTCAGAAGATAACACTGCCAAACTTTGGGATGTACAAGGTACTAAAGTATCTACCCTAAAGAGTGAAAACAGTCCTTTTTCTTATGCAGTTTTTTCACCTAATGGACGCTACATTCTTACAGCGTCGAAAGATAATACTGCCAAACTGTGGACTAAACCCGATCTGGCGGCTAACACGCCTTATCAACTGGAATTGTCGAATAACCAAAAGGTTTTTCAAACCACCATTAAGATCTTACCTGCTACCACTCAGGAAACCGCCAGTGTAGAAAGAGGTGACACCAGCAATACTGATGTTGTGACTACCCCTATACAAAAAAGCACTGAGGAGGTGGTTGTAACAGGCAAAACCATTAAAGTAAATAGGTGTGGTTATTATAGCTTTGCCCGTCCCATACGTGATAAAAACACGATTACAATGAGAGCTCAGTTTAAAGTAGATGGCAAAAAGTTGAACAATGCCACTATTTATCTTATAAGCGGCAAAAATGATAAGGTAGTCACTAAGTTTGGTAAATATGAGTGGCGTAACTTCAGGTTTAATCCTGGCGAACGTAACCAGATTTTGGCTATCTTACCCGACGATCGGGTGGCTACACTTGGTCGCAAAGACTTCAGTAAGATACCTGTACAACAAATAATAAAGAATAAAAAATATGTTTTTGACTTGAGCAAAAAATCTAAGGTCAAGTCTCTCAAGGTATTAAAACAATTGTTACAATAA